The genomic DNA CACAGGGGAAAGGTGGGAATTATTCAAGTTTGGCAGCTTGAAGGAGGAGCCCCCGGGGGACCCAGCCCCGGGAGGTCAGTGCAGAGGCAGCAGAGGTACCTGGTGTCAGCGGAGCACGAGCCTCTTTGACCTTAGACACGCCGGTGGCCTCCGCTGTGCACGAGGTAACGTTAGCCAAAGTCCTAAGGAGAAGGCTGTGCTCTGTGGAGCCCTCACTGCGTGTCCGAGCCCATTTCCCACCGCTGCCCCCACTCCCAGGGCTGGCCTCTTTGCCGCGCTCCGACACGCCGGATTCACCGTGGGGCCTTGGCGCCGCCTGGTCCCTTCGTCGGGCCCATGTTTGCTGGAGACCGTCAACACTTTGCCGTGCTGGCCCTGTAGGTCTCCACCAGGATACTGTCGTCGACTCTAGCGACAGGGTCACTCACACGGTGCCCGTCAGTGAGGGCTACCCCCGGCCACACCAGCCGGCATCCAGACCCGGCTGGCTGACCCTAAAGGACCGCCGCGAGATGTTCAGGGAGCCTGGCTGCAGCTCCAGCACCACGGGGGAGCGGAAATCCTGTGTGACATCATCACGGAGAAGCTGGGCTAGGGTGCCTTGGACTGGGAGCAGGAGATGACCGCCACGGCGCTGTCCCCCTCCCTGGAGAAGAGCTACGAGCAGCTCGTCAGGGGGTGATCACCACTGGCCATGAGCAGCTCCATGCCCCCAAGCATTCTTGCACTCCTGGCGCCTGGGTATGGAGTCTGTGGGATCCTCGAGGCCACCTTCAACTCCACCATGAAGTGTGACGCTGACATCCAGAAGGACCTCTACACTGTCACGGTGCGGTCTGCGGGGACCATCACGTACCCCCTTGTCATTTCTGTCTTGCTCATCTGACAGGGTTGGGAAAGTCTGAGCCTCAaggactccctccctccctccctccctccctccctccctccctcccttccttccttccttcctttttccatccttccttctttttacttatttttaaaaaattatttattcatgagagacacagagagaggcagagacacaggcagagggagaagcagctccatgcagggagcctgacgcgggactcaatcccaggaccctggggtcacgccctgagctgaaggcagacgccccacccctgagccccccaggcgtccctctttctttcttttttaaaataagattttattttttaagtaatctctacactcaatgtggggctcgaacttacaactctgagatcaagagtcacatgctctaccgaccgAACCAGCCAGGATCgcctttctctgttttcctttcttaactGATGTTTTCCTGTCAGAATACAGTGGGTTGTTACTTGCCTTGAGTTGAGAAATGGTTTGCATTAACACCTGTAAATTTATTCCTCCTTTTAATTTATGTGAGGTTTTCGCATGCGACTCTCAATTCTTGAAGAGATGACAAATTTTGGTTTTTTACTGTCATGCGAGAACATTAGGCCCTGGCAATGCATCACTGTGGGAGGGAAATAAAGTGCTGCAGTaaaccggaaaaaaaaaaaattaggggatccctgggtggcgcagcggtttggcgcctgcctttggcccagggcgcgatcctggagacccaggatcgaatcccacgtcaggctcccggtgcatgagcctgcttctccctctgcctgtgtctctgcctctctctctctctctctctgtgactatcctaaataaataaataaaatattaaaaaaaaaaaattaggcagcTGTCTGCACAGGCTCCAGACCTTGGGCTTTTACTAATGGCTGCAATGTCTTGTCCTCAAGAAACATctctaaaaagttttaaaaatattttttaatttattcatttgagagatgcagagagcaCAAtcagtgggaaaggcagagggggtgcagcccggggggctcagccttcaacccagggcgtgatcctggggtcccaggattgagtcccacgtcgggctccctgcatggagcctgcttctccttctgcctgtgtctctccctctctctctctctgtgtctctcatgaacaaatagataaaatctttaaaaaaaaaaaaaaagaaaagaaagaaaggcagaggaagaagcagacttcccgctgagctgggagcccgatgacgtaggactcgatctcgggacctggagatcatgacccgagccaaaggcagacgctcaaccatctgagccacccaggtgcccctcaagaaatatttctaagaaaaaagcgTGCAGTTTCTTTTGGGGACTGGGTCAGTTAAATAGCTTCGGGATGGAAGTGACAGAAATCTAACTTAAATTGGTCTGGGCGGAAAAGGGAGGGAGATTTATCAGCTCCCATGACAGCAAAGGCCAAAGTAGATTAACTTCAGGCGTTTATGGGTCCGGGAGCTCTGATGATGCCACTGATGCTGGCTATAGAGGCAATATGAGCACAGGCCTTTGTGGAGGTGGTGGGAACACGCACACaggcacactcacacactcacacacacacacacacacacgactctGCAGCCTCGGAATCTTCGCAGGACTGGCGTGGCACCTCTACAGAGCCCTTACCCCTCCTCcatcctcatctgcaaaatggtcATCTTGGCCACGCTTTACATCCTTCTCCTTGCACACACAGCCACCAACTTACGCATCCCTCACGCCACAGCTTTCTGTACCTTCAGAGACGACAGTGGATTAATCTAATTCTGTCTTGCCGTCACCCTGGCAGTGATTAAGAGCATGAggtctggagtcagactgcctgggttgcAACCCAAGCTTTACCACTTGTCAACTGAGAAAGCAGATCAATTCCTCTGAGAATCAGTTtccctcatttgaaaaatgaaaaccgGTAACAGTATTTTTTCTCACATGTTTGGCAGATGCTATTTTTCTAAGGAAAGATTTGCTTCGAGGCCATAGCTTCTGCCTCTTGCTGCCTTTTCTCCGTCACCCATATCTCACTCTCTCATCCTGCTGCTTGTCAACACAAGGCATCTGGAAGGGGTGGTGACATCAGTCATGCATGCTTTAGGGGAGATTTAATCTGCTGTGTCTCTTCCCAGGGCCATTTTTCTTTGCAGCCTCATTTGTGATCACAGACAGGAGGCCGGGACCATCTGCTAACAGGAATTAGGTCATGGACGGTCAGATGAAGGAGGCACCGGGGAGGGGTGCTCCCCACACTTCTAGTGTCCTGCCAAATAGATAACCATCTTCCGGTCATCTTTGCCCTTTTTCCTGTCCTATGTTggcttggtgggggtgggggggtgagagGAGGCGTTGGCACCTGGAGGAGGTTTGATAGACGGCATTCCTGGGTGACTTCATCTCTGGGCTTTGCCTCTCAAAATTCCAGCCAAATCAAGCCCTACCGTGTAAGGGATGGAAGCAGGGTCAGCATTCCAGAAGTTCCTTGTCATGCTCAGGCTTTTAATCAGATGACATTGGAAAATGAGCATCCTTGTGCAGGCGGCgggtgcggggggggggcggtgtctCAGGGTCTCGTCCCTACTCCATGCTTGTCTTCCTGGCTGGACCTGAGTGGGGAACTAGGCCTGAGGGGAGAAGAGCCAAGACCTTTTGGGTTGAGTTTGCTCAGATGGCTCAGCACCACGGACAGCGGCCGGgcccggggagcggggagcgcAGCGCAGAGGAGGCGAGGGGGGGACGCGGAGGGGGGCGCGCCGCGGGTGGGCTGCGGGCTGGGGCTCCTCAGCTCTGAGTCACCCCGGCGCCCCGCACTGGTGGAGCTGTCTCTCCGCACTCCAGGGATGCTTGGGGGCGGAggaaaggcagggaaggagggagcggAGGAGGCCGAGGACCTGTTGgtgtccccctcctgcccccccccccccccgggggccaGGCCCACTTCTATACAAGGCCTGCTCTCCAGCCTCCACCCCGGCGGGTATGGTCGCAGGCGCGGAGGGGCGCATTCCCCCGCCCTGAGCTCAGCCGGCCGGAATGCGGCCGATAAATCAGAGATAACCCCAGGCGCGGGATAAGGGATAAAAAGCCCCCGTTGCCGCGGGATCCAGGAGAGCACCCGCCGCCCCAAGCGGTGACACTCGACCCCGGTCGCAGCGCAGCAGCTCAGCAGCCGGACGTCTCTTTCCCCACTTCTCTCCAGCGACATGGAGCCCTGCGCAGCGCTGCCCCgggccctcctgctcctcctgttCTTGCACCTGTCGCCACTCGGAGGCCGCCCCCACCCGCTGGGCGGCCGCAGCCCCACCTCGGAAGCCTCGGAAGCCTCGGAAGCCTCGGGGTTGTGGGCCATGCAGGTGAGCGCTCAGCCTGCCTGAAGGCCGCGGCGGGTGGCAGCAGGTCACGGGGGCTTAGCCACTGTCCCAAGTCCTCAGTCTCCCTTGGGAATTAGTGATAAGGGAATCAGAAAGTGACGAGATTGGGTGCCAGGACTCCATACCCAAGGCGGCGGCTTCACTTGGGTGCAAGGGTGGTTCCGCCCCGGCGTGGGTTCCTGAGGCTCAGGCCGTCAATTGCAGGAGCTGCTGGGCCGTCTGAAGGACGCAGTttcagagctgcaggcagagcagTTGGCCCTGGAACCCCTGCACCAGAGCCACAGCCCCGCAGAAGCCCCGGAGGCCGGGGAGGAACGCCCCGTGGGGGTCCTTGCACCCCATGACAGTGTCCTCCAGGCCCTGAGAAGACTACGCAGCCCCAAGATGATGCACAAGTCAGGGTGCTTTGGCCGGAGGCTGGACCGGATCGGCTCCCTCAGTGGCCTGGGCTGCAATGGTAAGCCGCCTCCCTGCCGTCTtggctccccctccccagcctcctgggtTCGACCCTTGGAACCCCTTCTGGGTTTGTTGTCTCGGGGGATCACACTCTGAGGAAAGAACATCTGGACATCGCTCCTTCTTGCTGACAGTCCTAAGGGCCAAGGAGTACGTTTCTGGAAATACTACGTGTGGACATCGTTGTCCAGGGTCCCTACCCACCTCCTAGCCCCCTCCTGCCTCTCGTACCCAAAGGGGCAGAATCATCTTAGGATGGAATCCAGTCGTTGTCTGGAAGCATCTCCTTGGAGCAGAAAGAGTCCTAAACATCGTCCTCGtagctctctctgtctgtctgtagCCACGAAGGCAGAGGTCAGGGTCACCAGGGCAGTGATGATTCCCAGTTaacagaggaggagactgaggtcTAGAGAGATGGATTATTCCAAAGCCTCAAACATCCAGATCggctgagggtgggggttggTGGCAGGGATGGCTCCTGGGCTTGGGAAGCTCGGATCCTGCCTCAGTCTCCCACCTGACGCCATcatccccctctctctcctcccacagtGCTGAGAAAGTATTAAGAGGAAGTCCCGGCTGCAGACATCTGCATCGGATTCTTCAGCAGCCCCCTGAGCCCCTTGGAAGCAGATCTTATTTattcgtatttatttatttatttatttcgatTGTTTTATATAAGATGATTCTGATCCCCGAGCACGGATTTTCCACGGTGAAATAAAGTCAACCTTAGAGCTTCTTTTGAAACCGATTTGTCCCTGTGCATTAAAAGtaacacatcatttaaaaaaacaaaacccccaaaccacaaacccttttgttttcttgaagCTTCCAAGGATGTCTTAATGGCGGGGTGGGGACACGGCGGCGTCAGGGCTGGTCAAGCAGGAGCGGGGGCGCCTTCCTTCTCCTGAAGAGTTTTTCATGCTCTGGAACGTCTATAAATACCCCAAGCACTCAAGACACTTTGCAGGAACTGCTCTTCAAAGTGGTGGTTTCTGCCTGGGAGTGGAAATGGGCCCTGATACGTTCGTTGGTGCAAGCCAGGGTGTGTGTTGGCCTTTGCTTTACTAGTTTCCCCTCTGCCCGGAATTGTGCGATCGATCAATTGATCAGACGCGCTCTCCTCGGTCGGTGGTTTTGTTTCCAGGAAGGCTAAGCGGAAATCTCAGAGATTAGGGGCCGTGTGTGTGGGTGCGCGGCACGCTGGCTTGCTCGCACCTCTAAATGGGGGTGAGCTCTCCACTCTGCCCCAAACCTCAGCCTCCAGTCTTCCATCCCTGATGTCATCCTGGGAAAGACTTTAAAACCCTGAGATTAATTGTATTTCCATGTCTCAAGCCCAGAGGTGTAGACATGTCCGACAAAGGCCCAGCGTTCCAGGGCGCCCCTCTCTGCGGGCTCCGCATCTTTATTTCTCTGCCTTGGAGAGAGAAACCTCTCCTTCTAGGGCAGGAAAGGAGCAGCCACCAGAATCCTACTGTGTCGCCttattcagcagggagtccgcgGGGGTCACTGTCCTGTCCTCTgtagctccccccacccccgttcccATGCAACCTGCCTCCCAGGCATCCGGGGCCACGCTCCCCTGCTTTCGGGCTTCCAGGACTCGGCTCACGCAGCCCGTCTGCGCAGAATGCCTTTTGTGACCCTAGCTCTGCAGAGGGCACAGGACCATTCTTATCTCCATTTGGCAGGTGAGAAAATGGGGACCCAGAAAACCGAAGCCTCCCACCCGGCAGCGGGTGGCCACGAACACCAGCCCCGAGATGTGcgtggagaggcagagactctgGAGCCTGTGCTCTTTGCTGCGCTCCTGGTCTTGACCTTCACCTCCTGACCTCTCTGCTGCTCTCAGCAGATGTTTCTCCAAGAGCGAGCGAGGGGAACCCCGAGTGGCGTGGGCTCTGTTAGTTCTCATTTCAACGCAGCG from Canis lupus dingo isolate Sandy chromosome 2, ASM325472v2, whole genome shotgun sequence includes the following:
- the NPPB gene encoding natriuretic peptides B; amino-acid sequence: MEPCAALPRALLLLLFLHLSPLGGRPHPLGGRSPTSEASEASEASGLWAMQELLGRLKDAVSELQAEQLALEPLHQSHSPAEAPEAGEERPVGVLAPHDSVLQALRRLRSPKMMHKSGCFGRRLDRIGSLSGLGCNVLRKY